The segment TATGATAGGAGAAAATAATGAAACATATTACTTTAATAATTACTGGTAGTATTGCAGCAAACAAAGCCTTAATTTTATTAAAACAATTAAAAAAAGAATTTTTAGTTGATATTATTTGTACTAAAAGTTCTTTACATTTTCTAGAAGATAAAACATTTTCTTATTATTCTGAAATGTTTGAACAAGAATCATATGTTAAAGGAGATTTAATTACTCATACTAATTTAGCGATTAAAACAAATTTAATTGTTGTTTATCCTGCTACTATGAGTTTTATTAGTAAAGCAAATTTAGCAATTGCTGATAGTTTAGCATTATCAGTATTTTTAGCTTCTAAAGCAGAAAAGATATTATTTCCAGCAATGAATCATAATATGTATCACAATCAAAGTTTTCAAAAAAATTTATTAGAATTATCTAATTTTGAAAATATTACTATTATTCCTCCAGATTCAGGAATATTAGCCTGTAAGATGATTGGTGATGGACGGGTTAAAAGTCCAGATAATGCATTAGCAAAAATTAAAGATTTTTTTAAAAAAAATATTGATTTATCTGATAAAAAAATTTTAATTAATATTGGTCGCACTAGAACTTATATTGATCCAATTCGTTATATTACTAATAATTCTTCAGGAAAAATGGGTAAAGCATTAGTAGATGCTTTTCTTAAAACTAACGCTAAAGTAGTATTAGTTGCAGGTGATTGTGATTTTGAAATTAAATCGCAAAAAAACCTAACTATTATTAAAGCGAATACTAATGAAAAAATGTTCTTAGCAATGAAAGAAAACTTTGATAATGCTGATATTGTAATATGTGCTGCTGCTTTAAATGATTATAAAGTAAGTAAATATATTCCTAATAAAATAATTAAAAATAAAAATGAAAATTTATCTTTATCACTGATTGCTAATATTGATGTATTGGCATTTTTAGGTAAGCAGAAAGCACAACAAGTTTTAATTGGTTTTGCTGCTCAAGAAGTTAATGATAAAAATCTTGGTATCGAAAAAATGAAAATTAAAAATTGCGATGGTATTTGTATTAATAATATTAGTGTTATGGGTAAAAATGAAACAGAAATTAATTTTTATTTTAAAAATAATAATTATAATTTGATTGGTTCAAAAGTGGAAGTTGCTAAACAGATAGTTGATATTATAAGTAAAAATATTTTAAATTATTAATATAATAAAAATAGAATTTATTGCTTTAATATTTTTCCCTAACAATAGATTATTTTAAAAAAATTTTATTTATATAGTGAACTCTATTATAAAAAATAAGCAATATATATTTAAAATTAAAATATCATATTGCTTATTTTTTATAATAGAATTTGAGTATGTAATTAATTTGTATCAATAAATATATAAGAAAACGTTATATATTTAAGTATATTTTTAATTTAAAGGTATACATTCAAGTACAAAGTTTCTAATTTTTTTATTAATATCATTAGTGTTTTTTAATTCTTTTTCTAGTTTTTCTACAGTGTTTTTACAATCTTGTATTATTTTTTTTAGTTCTTCAATGTTTTCTTTTGAATATTTTAATTGTTTTTTTAATTTTTCTTTATGATATTGAGATTGTTTTAGTTCTTTTTCTAATTTTTGGTTATTATTTATATAATCTTTTAATTCTTTTTCTAATTGTGTTTTATTTTCTGTATTTTCTTGTATTATTTTTTTGTAAATATCTAATATTTTTTTCTGCTTCTT is part of the Spiroplasma endosymbiont of Lasioglossum villosulum genome and harbors:
- the coaBC gene encoding bifunctional phosphopantothenoylcysteine decarboxylase/phosphopantothenate--cysteine ligase CoaBC; the encoded protein is MKHITLIITGSIAANKALILLKQLKKEFLVDIICTKSSLHFLEDKTFSYYSEMFEQESYVKGDLITHTNLAIKTNLIVVYPATMSFISKANLAIADSLALSVFLASKAEKILFPAMNHNMYHNQSFQKNLLELSNFENITIIPPDSGILACKMIGDGRVKSPDNALAKIKDFFKKNIDLSDKKILINIGRTRTYIDPIRYITNNSSGKMGKALVDAFLKTNAKVVLVAGDCDFEIKSQKNLTIIKANTNEKMFLAMKENFDNADIVICAAALNDYKVSKYIPNKIIKNKNENLSLSLIANIDVLAFLGKQKAQQVLIGFAAQEVNDKNLGIEKMKIKNCDGICINNISVMGKNETEINFYFKNNNYNLIGSKVEVAKQIVDIISKNILNY